The sequence AGTTCTTATGTCCCGGAAAATCACCCAGGAAATAATTGTATGTATTTCTTCCGCCAAGAATATATGTCTTACCATCTGCAATCAAATATTTATCATGCATTCTACCCATCATTTTCCATGGTTTCAACGGATTGGCCTTATTATACAGTTTAATTTCAACATTCTCATGGGAAGATAATCCATAGAAATACGGATTTCCTTCCATATCAATCCAGCTCTCCATTCCATCTACTAACAGACGAATATGTACACCTCTGTCTGCCGCATCATGCAGTGCTCCTAAAATCAATTTTCCACTTTCATCGGATTTAAATGCAAAAGTAGAAAGAATAATTTCCTTTTTTGCATTCTTGATCAAACGCACTCTTTGTAAAAGCGCTTCTGGATTCTTTTCTATGATTACTGCCCGTTCTGTATTTTCACTGCATTCGTTCCATGACCCATTTTTTGTTTCTTTTTTGGTTGTATTGGACACTTCCGGCTGCTTTTTATATGCAACGCAGATTCCGATCAATTCATAAAAAGCCACACATAAAAAAATTGCCAGTATAACAAGAAGGATTTCACATATTTTATACTTTTTCATTGTACATCACCTGATTCCTTTTTATTTCATACTTATACAATACAAAGTCAATCTCAATTTAACCTCAACAAAATTTATTTTTCATAAAAAAATATGACAGGCTTCTTTTTAAAGAAACAGTCATATTTTTATTCTAATATATGAATGAGCTTTTCTTACTCCGTTTTATTAATCACTATTTTATTTCTTCCATAAGCTGTCGGATTTTTCTCAATGTACATCGTGTAACTGCCAGGTCATCTTCTTGTATATTCGATATGATTTTTTCATAAGCTTCTATCATTTTTTCTTTCTGACAATTACTTAATTCAATTGCCTTGTTCGTCAAAACAAGGTACGTTCTTTCTTTTTTCTCATCTAATTTCCAGATAATATATCCTTTATTTTCAAGACTTTTTACCATCTTAGATGTTTCTGGAATCGATAATTTCATGTATTCTGCCACTTCTGAAAGATATACTCCTTCATGACAGTCTGATTTTTCAACACATTCCTTTATACTATAAAGGAACAAATAATCTGTTCTTTCGACAAATTCAAATATGCTTTCAACATTGATGCTCTTTAAAAAAAACTCCTCTGCACTGGTTCCTGCTCCCATATTATCGTTCCTCTCTTTCTATATATTCTTTTTTGCTGACTAGACTCTTATATGCCGGGCGAATGATCTTATCTGTAGTTATCAATTCTTCCAGGCGATGTGCACTCCAACCAGCAATTCTTGCTATCGCAAATAATGGCGTGTACAATTCTCTTGGAATATTCAACATGTCATACACAAAACCACTATAGAAATCTATATTAGGACTTACTCCTTTGAATATCTGACGCTGCTTTGCAATCAATTTAGGTGCAATCTTCTCAATATTGTTATAAAGGGTCATATCTTTCTCACGTCCTTTATCCCTTGCGAGTTGTTCTACAAAGCCTTTGAACACCCTTTCTCTCGGATCGGAAATAGAATATACAGCATGTCCCATTCCATAAATAAGTCCCTTCTGATCAAACGCCTCTTTCTTCAAAATCTTACTCAGATATGATGCAATTTCCTCTTCGTCTTCATAATCTTTCACATGACTTTTAATATCATCCATCATATTCATTACCATCAGATTTGCACCGCCATGTTTTTTTCCTTTTAAGGATGACATTGCTGCTGAAATAACAGAATAAGTATCTGAACCTGAAGATGTTACTACTCGTGTAGTGAATGTAGAATTGTTACCACCACCATGTTCCATATGTAACAATAATGCTATATCCAGTACTCTTGCTTCCAGTTCTGTGAATTTTGTATCTGGTCTTAATAGGCGCAGGAAATTTTCAGCAATAGATAAATCTTTTTCAGGTCTATGAATATACATACTTTCGTTTTTTTCATAATGACAATAAGCATGGTATGCATATACTGCTAACATAGGAAATACTGCGATCAACTGCATACTCTGCCTTAGCACATTCGGAATTTCAAGACTTTCTTTCTCCTTATCGTAAGAGCCCAATGTAAGAATACTTCGAGTCATAGAACCCATAATATCTGATGTAGGTGCTTTCATAATGACATCTCTGGTAAAGTTAGTCGGTAGTTCCATACAATCAGATAGTCTTCCCTGAAATTCCATTAACTGTGTATCAGTTGGCAATTCTCCGAATAAAAGAAGATATGCTCCTTCTTCAAAGACAAACCTTTTTCCTTTACTTCCTGTTACTAAATCTTTTATATTATAACCACGATAAGATAACTCGCCATCACATGGACTCTTTACTCCATCATGATATTCAAAAGCTTTTATATCAGAAATATTTGTAAGCCCCGTCAACACACCTTGGCCTTTTTCATCTCGTAAGCCTCTTTTTACACCATACTCTGAATACAGATTCTTACTAATGCTATCATTTTGTTCACAAAAAATTGCTTGCCGTTTCATATAATTTTCCAAATTGCTCATTTGAATCGCTCCTTTCATTCTGTTACGAACTTACATACTATACTCAGATATTCTTGTTTCCAGAGCATTCAGCATTGTCTGTTCTTATTCTTATTCATTAGCAATACAATACAATGGAAAACTCAATTTAACCTCAATAAGGTTTGTTTTTTCATCCATGCAAAATCTTCTTTGTACAACAGACTGTTAGATATAGCAAAAACGGCCTTTCAAAAACAGTTAACTTCTAAATCAACTGTTTTTTGAAAGGTCGTTTCATCAGATTCTTATAGCAATCCAGCAAATAATCTCATAAATAATTGTCCCAGTCGCAAATATGCACTTCGTCCGGTTTGATATTGGTCTGTCACATCACGACATTCTCCCATCGTTCTTATCAGATCATTTTTTATATCCACAACTGCCTGACAATCTGCCATAAAACAGCCGTTTTCAAAATGGTGATATAAACTTCGATAATCCAAATTAATTGTTCCACAAGTTGCCATACAGTCATCTGCCACACTCATTTTCGCATGACAGAAACCAGGAGTCCACTCATAAACACGAACACCATGTTTAACTAATCCATGATAAAAAGAACGAGTTATATTATAAATGAATTTTTTATCAGGGATACCAGGTGTGATAATTCTTACGTCTACCCCTCGCTTAGCAGCCAGACATAACGCATGCGTCATTTCATCTGTTATGATTAGATATGGAGTCATAAACCAACAATATTTTTCAGCTTTATTTATCATACTGATATAAACTTCTTCTCCTACTTGTTCATTATCCATAGGGCTGTCTGCATAAGGTTGAACAAACCCAGTTTGCTGTGCCGCATAATCATAGTGGAAAAGGTATTTACTAAAATCAGGATCATTAGCATCCTTAGCACTTACTGCATTCCACATTTCCAAAAATGTCACCGTAAGCGACTGAACAGCATCTCCTTCTAAACGAATACCTGTATCTTTCCACTGTCCATACGGGTGTGTGTAATTAAAATATTCGTTTGCTAGATTATATCCACCTGTAAATCCGACTTTTCCATCAATAACTGTTATTTTTCTATGATCACGATTGTTCAAAAACAGATTTAAACCTGGCATAAACGGATTGAATACACGGCAATGAATTCCTATTGCCTCCATCTTTTTCACAAAATCTGTGTTAATAAAGCCTATAGAACCCATATCATCGTAGAGTACTCTAACTTCCACACCTGCTTTTACTCGCTCTTCCAGAACATCTTGAATCTTATGCCATGCTTCAGCGTCTTCTATCGCATGATATTCCATAAAGATAAACTTCTGTGCTTTCTCCAAATCCTTAAGCTGTGCCTCTAATCCTTTCACTGCTTCATCAAAATACACAATATCCGTATTCTGATAGATTGGATACTGCGAATTTCTTTGTATGTAACTTGCTATATTTCCTGCTTTCGGAATTGTTTCTTTTATTCTGCTCAAACACTCCTGACTGTCCGGAAGCATTGGTAACAATTTGCTATCAATTTCTGCATATCGCTCACGCATTTTATGTGTGCCACCATTCAAACCAATCAGCAAATACAGGCCTACACCCATAATTGGGAAAATTAGAATTAAGATGACCCAAGGCATTTTCATAGAGGATGTCTTATTTGATGCGTACAATCCCAAAACCAAGATCCCACTCAAAATCCTTGTAAATAAATTTATGATTTCTGCATATTCATTCAAGCGTGTTACGATAGTAATAATAAAAATCACTTCCAGAAGAATGCAGATTATGGAAAAACACAGCCGTTTTACCCCATTTTTTGTTTTTGCTTTGCCCTCTAAAGTATCTTGTTTCATATATATTCCACCTTCCTACTTGCTCAGTTTTCTCCCTAAATTTCGTAGAACATACCAATTTTGTCTTTTATTCTCTGCATTTCATTATCTGCTTCAATGATTGCTCTTGCAGAATGAAGTAATTCTTCACTTATCTCATCATAGCCAGGCATTTCTTCAATTCCTTTTTTATAGCGAAGTTGATGTTCCAATGTTGCCCAGAAATCCATACCATTGGTTCGAATCTGTAATTCTACACGCATAGGTGTTTTACCCTTAGCAAAAAATACTGGTATTTCAACAATCATATGATAGCTTCGATAACCATTCGATTTTGGATTTTTTATATAATCTTTTATTTCAATAACTTTAATATCATCCTGTTGGGTAATCAAATCTGATATCATATAAATATCGTCAATAAACGCACAAACTATTCTAACGCCTGCTACATCATTGAGATATGTCTGTATATTTTCTGTTGTAAATTCATATCCCATCTTCTGCAGTTTATCGTAAATACTATTGGGCTGCTTAATTCTTGTTTTTATAAAAGAAATAGGATTTCGATTGTTCTCAACTGAAAATTCATCATCCAAAACCTCAAGTTTAGTTTGTATCTCCCGAATAGCACAACGATACATCATCATTAAATTATAAAATTTTGTAGCATTATTTAAAAACTGTAGTGATTCCGGACTGTTCATCCTGAGTTTTTTTACTTCATCTTTTGTCATGGAACTTTCCTTTCTACCTCATCCCTGATTTCAAAACATTATTTATTTTGATAGTTGATTCGTTCTCCTTGAATTACTGGATAACAAATCATTTTATCACTATCCAGATTTTCTATATTCATATCTACTGCACTGATCTGATGTTTTTCATAAGTATTGTAATAATACCATCCTTATGGCAGACAGTGGTTACGAAAGTTTTAATACCTTTGCACACCTGATCTGGAAGGGAATGTATTTCGTTATCCGCATGAAGGATATCAACAGTAATGGTATCCTTTCCTCTTATGATTTGCCTGACAGCGAATTTGATACTCATATAAGGACAACACTTACCAGACGCCATACGAAAGAAACACTGGGGAATCCTAACACCTATACCATACTTCAGCCTTCTACCGATTTTGATTTTCTTGATGAAAACTGCATGTATTACGATATTGAATTCCGTATTGTACGTGTTCACCTTGATAATGGAACCTATATCTGTATTGCCACCAATCTTTCAGAAGAATTTCCTCTGGAAGAAATCAATAAACTTTACCTGATGCGCTGGAGCGAGGAAACAAGCTTCCGTGAACTCAAATACACCATCGGTCTGATCAACTGGCACAGCAGCAAATATGATGGAATCCTTCAGGAAATCAATGCCCATATGATTCTGTATAATTTCTGTGAATTAGTGACTTCTCACGCTATGGTAAAAAAATCTAAAAATGCCAAACACGTCTATAAAATTAATTTCGCCATCGCAGCAAACATATGCAGGGCGTATCTCAAACACAGTGGTAACGAAACAGAGACCATGCTTCTCATACAAAAGTATCTGACACCTGTCAGGTACAATCGAAAATATCCTATCCCCCCTCCGTCCAAAGAGAAATAGGGATTTCATGTATCGGGTTGCATAAATTTCGTTACCATTATACTGCATTATGAGGCAGATATGCAATCTGTCTTTTTGTCATACACAAAAAAATGATTTGAACTCATCATACACCTGCTTTCTACGCATTAGTGCACCAAAAAAATACAGCATTTCTTAACTGAACAGTATTTTCAATGCATGAACGCATATGATATACTGTTTTCATCATAAAAAACCTTATCTAAATACAGTTCATCACTCTCTGCCTTAACTTTCATAAGACAGTAGAGAACCACTGTACTAATAATGATTACGAACCAAATTAACACTTTGCCCATTCGACCACTCCTCTCAAATAAATAGAGGACCAAACCAGCTGATGGAATATTCCATCTCAAGTGCTAATTTAGTCCTCACTAAATGTTTTAATATAAAATTGTACCTAATCTAAGCACACAGATTCACTCTCAGACTGATTGCGGACATCTGTGATACTGACTTGGTTTTTCGGTTTTGATATAACAGCGCTGCCTTATCTACCGCTAAATTGGTATAAAAATAAGGACTAAATTAGGCATAACCCCTTGATTTTACTGTGTTTCATCTAACTTGGTCATATTATAACTCAAACACCTGTTTCCCATCTAGAAACCGTTCGGCCTGAAACTTTTATCTTTTCGGCAAGCTGTTCCTGTGTAATATCCTTTTCTTTCCTAAGTTCTTTTAAGAAACGTCCAATCTTTTTCTGATCCATACTGTTTCCTCCTTTCATTGACAGAGTAATATTATTCTACTAAACATAACACGACACAAAGCGAGAAAATGCCGTATTTACGCTATTGGACAAACCTGTCTAGTATTATTTATATTGGCTTTAGCCCTAAAAACTTCGAGTTGTCTCTATCTTTATCTTTTAATTATAAACAGGATTTGAATCTTTTTCTACTTATCTATAATCAAAAAATCCTCTCGAAAAATCCTCTTCCTTGTATTATAAAACCGCTTTCATAAAATTTTTCTTCTTTTTCAGAATACCTGCGTATCACTACGAATATTCCGACTGTCAAAATCACTCCAAATACGATTCCTGCCAGAATTCCATTCGTCCCCATTCCATAACTCTCATTCAGATAATAAGATGGCAGGAAAGAAAGGATTGTTCCCACAACCGATGGCGGTATAAATCTTAGAAAATTCTTATAGCATAGGCACTTTACCATTTCCTCGTCTATCATTCCCAACATTCGCAAACTACAAACGACCCTGCTATTTTCTTCCTTCTCTGCCTGGATACGTGAATGAATTAACAGAAACTCAGCCATTATCATAAGCCCTATCACAAATGCCATCAAAAATAATAAAAATTGCCCTGATTTCTTTGCATCCTGGTATTTCTCCACTTTCGAAGACAATTCATAATATGTCTGCTCATCTTCATTCAACTGATTGCTTTCCTGCAGATATTCTTTTACTTCACATACTCCCGCATAAGAATCTTCCCAATTCTGAAACTGAAACAAGTTTGCGATACCAGCACTACCTGTTATATCTGCACTTAATTTTTCGAAATCAGAATCGTTTATGATCAGTGTTTTATCTGCAAAGGTCGGATTTTGATTAAACAGTATCTTTACATCTGTTCCAACAGACTGCAGCTTTCTGTCCCCGGAAATCGTTACAGTAGATACTGGCTGTATGTTATGTTCATACCCATCTTCCAGATTGTACTGAAACAAATTCAAAAACTCGCCTTCCTGAATCTGATAATCACATCCAAAATCCCGGTTTATTTCTGTCACAGGAAGATAATTAAAAACATCATCTCTGATATAGGGAAGCTGAATGACCTGTTCTACAGTAACACCATTTTTCTCCAATATATGAAGGACATCCTGTACTGAAACCTGATTCATTCCATAGATTTTTGAGTACACCATGTCATAGGGAGAATAACTTTTTGCATCCTGTAGAAAAGCCGGATATAAAGTCACACATACCCCCGTAAGCATAACAGATACCGCTATTATGAGAGATGCTAAAACATACCTACATCCCCATTCTTTCTTGTGTCTGCGGACAAATGACCATTCCACCAGATGAAACCTCATGTAGTTGGGTGCAAGTCTGCATAAGAACGTACCGATCTTTCCTGTTTTTTCTGCCCGATATTGTGCTTTTAGCAGGGTTCCAATTTTATCCAGCATAAGTCTCCCGGCATTCAGGATAAAGGCAACTGCCACCACTACTGTATATAGAACTGCTGTAAGCTTATATGCTTCCGGGCAAAACTGCCATTGCACTCCGTGAACATCTATTGCATAAATGATAACGGAAAAAAATAAAAATGACAGCACAGTTCCTGCCGCAAGTGCTATTGCTAATGCCAGCACGGATATGATCACATTTTCAAAAAGTAAGTTTCTAAACGCTTCCTTCCGGCTCATGCCAAGAGAAAACATCACGCCGTATTCCTGTTTTCTTGATGCCAGAAATGCCTGACACGAAACAGGAAGAAAAAAAAACAGAAACACTGCAGACAGAAAAAATGGAAGATAAATGTTATTGGATATTGATGAATTTACAATCGACGCATTCATAAACGTCCTGTTTGTGGAAATAA is a genomic window of [Eubacterium] eligens ATCC 27750 containing:
- a CDS encoding FtsX-like permease family protein, with the translated sequence MTFFDISRKMLKAGFYKYRLYFLCNLSATALFCCFAVISTNRTFMNASIVNSSISNNIYLPFFLSAVFLFFFLPVSCQAFLASRKQEYGVMFSLGMSRKEAFRNLLFENVIISVLALAIALAAGTVLSFLFFSVIIYAIDVHGVQWQFCPEAYKLTAVLYTVVVAVAFILNAGRLMLDKIGTLLKAQYRAEKTGKIGTFLCRLAPNYMRFHLVEWSFVRRHKKEWGCRYVLASLIIAVSVMLTGVCVTLYPAFLQDAKSYSPYDMVYSKIYGMNQVSVQDVLHILEKNGVTVEQVIQLPYIRDDVFNYLPVTEINRDFGCDYQIQEGEFLNLFQYNLEDGYEHNIQPVSTVTISGDRKLQSVGTDVKILFNQNPTFADKTLIINDSDFEKLSADITGSAGIANLFQFQNWEDSYAGVCEVKEYLQESNQLNEDEQTYYELSSKVEKYQDAKKSGQFLLFLMAFVIGLMIMAEFLLIHSRIQAEKEENSRVVCSLRMLGMIDEEMVKCLCYKNFLRFIPPSVVGTILSFLPSYYLNESYGMGTNGILAGIVFGVILTVGIFVVIRRYSEKEEKFYESGFIIQGRGFFERIF
- the cls gene encoding cardiolipin synthase, whose product is MKQDTLEGKAKTKNGVKRLCFSIICILLEVIFIITIVTRLNEYAEIINLFTRILSGILVLGLYASNKTSSMKMPWVILILIFPIMGVGLYLLIGLNGGTHKMRERYAEIDSKLLPMLPDSQECLSRIKETIPKAGNIASYIQRNSQYPIYQNTDIVYFDEAVKGLEAQLKDLEKAQKFIFMEYHAIEDAEAWHKIQDVLEERVKAGVEVRVLYDDMGSIGFINTDFVKKMEAIGIHCRVFNPFMPGLNLFLNNRDHRKITVIDGKVGFTGGYNLANEYFNYTHPYGQWKDTGIRLEGDAVQSLTVTFLEMWNAVSAKDANDPDFSKYLFHYDYAAQQTGFVQPYADSPMDNEQVGEEVYISMINKAEKYCWFMTPYLIITDEMTHALCLAAKRGVDVRIITPGIPDKKFIYNITRSFYHGLVKHGVRVYEWTPGFCHAKMSVADDCMATCGTINLDYRSLYHHFENGCFMADCQAVVDIKNDLIRTMGECRDVTDQYQTGRSAYLRLGQLFMRLFAGLL
- a CDS encoding GTP pyrophosphokinase: MTKDEVKKLRMNSPESLQFLNNATKFYNLMMMYRCAIREIQTKLEVLDDEFSVENNRNPISFIKTRIKQPNSIYDKLQKMGYEFTTENIQTYLNDVAGVRIVCAFIDDIYMISDLITQQDDIKVIEIKDYIKNPKSNGYRSYHMIVEIPVFFAKGKTPMRVELQIRTNGMDFWATLEHQLRYKKGIEEMPGYDEISEELLHSARAIIEADNEMQRIKDKIGMFYEI
- a CDS encoding citrate/2-methylcitrate synthase codes for the protein MKGAIQMSNLENYMKRQAIFCEQNDSISKNLYSEYGVKRGLRDEKGQGVLTGLTNISDIKAFEYHDGVKSPCDGELSYRGYNIKDLVTGSKGKRFVFEEGAYLLLFGELPTDTQLMEFQGRLSDCMELPTNFTRDVIMKAPTSDIMGSMTRSILTLGSYDKEKESLEIPNVLRQSMQLIAVFPMLAVYAYHAYCHYEKNESMYIHRPEKDLSIAENFLRLLRPDTKFTELEARVLDIALLLHMEHGGGNNSTFTTRVVTSSGSDTYSVISAAMSSLKGKKHGGANLMVMNMMDDIKSHVKDYEDEEEIASYLSKILKKEAFDQKGLIYGMGHAVYSISDPRERVFKGFVEQLARDKGREKDMTLYNNIEKIAPKLIAKQRQIFKGVSPNIDFYSGFVYDMLNIPRELYTPLFAIARIAGWSAHRLEELITTDKIIRPAYKSLVSKKEYIEREER
- a CDS encoding MarR family winged helix-turn-helix transcriptional regulator translates to MGAGTSAEEFFLKSINVESIFEFVERTDYLFLYSIKECVEKSDCHEGVYLSEVAEYMKLSIPETSKMVKSLENKGYIIWKLDEKKERTYLVLTNKAIELSNCQKEKMIEAYEKIISNIQEDDLAVTRCTLRKIRQLMEEIK
- a CDS encoding transposase; this encodes MADSGYESFNTFAHLIWKGMYFVIRMKDINSNGILSSYDLPDSEFDTHIRTTLTRRHTKETLGNPNTYTILQPSTDFDFLDENCMYYDIEFRIVRVHLDNGTYICIATNLSEEFPLEEINKLYLMRWSEETSFRELKYTIGLINWHSSKYDGILQEINAHMILYNFCELVTSHAMVKKSKNAKHVYKINFAIAANICRAYLKHSGNETETMLLIQKYLTPVRYNRKYPIPPPSKEK